One genomic region from Pecten maximus chromosome 5, xPecMax1.1, whole genome shotgun sequence encodes:
- the LOC117327981 gene encoding uncharacterized protein LOC117327981 yields MEIRKPLIPGPDQQCEPFKIKTKRCKPNKVNMKCQYGKRVIGECNLATNTMVISFPLLPGQNPACPEKNKTKPCRKMKNKNKCKYDKSVDWDTSACPNGNATRILTLKPGQDPTLCEPTKEIAVKCRKHEKKMKRKTKKEKKKQRKQKRRQNRKNAGPGSAGFIDENE; encoded by the exons ATGGAAATCAGAAAACCACTGATTCCAGGTCCCGACCAGCAATGTGAACCATTCAAGATCAAAACGAAAAGGTGCAAGCCCAATAAAG TCAATATGAAGTGCCAGTATGGTAAGCGTGTAATTGGAGAGTGTAACTTGGCGACAAACACAATGGTTATCAGTTTCCCTCTCCTTCCTGGACAGAACCCCGCCTGTCCGGAGAAAAACAAAACCAAGCCGTGCAGGAAAATGAAGAATAAGA ACAAGTGTAAGTACGATAAATCTGTCGACTGGGACACTTCAGCATGTCCAAATGGCAATGCCACCAGAATCCTAACTCTTAAACCAGGACAAGACCCAACATTATGTGAACCAACGAAAGAAATAGCAGTCAAATGTAGAAAACACGAAAAGAAAATGAAGAGAAAGACAAAGAAGGAAAAGAAGAAGCAACGCAAACAAAAGAGACGCCAGAACCGAAAGAATGCTGGCCCAGGTAGTGCTGGTTTCATTGATGAGAATGAATAG
- the LOC117327980 gene encoding uncharacterized protein LOC117327980 isoform X1 — translation MVGSRWVNRGIEGRHSIMVGSRCIDRGIEDRHSIMVGSRWVDRGIEDRHSIMVGSRWVDRGIEDRHSIMVGSRWVDRGIEDRHSIMVGSRWVDRGIEGRHSIMVGSRWVDRGIEGRHSIMVGSRWVDRGIEDRHSIMVGSRWVDRGIEDRHSIMVGSRWVDRGIEDRQSIMVGSRWVDRGIEDRHSIMVGSRWVDRGIEDRHSIMVGSRWVDRGIEDRQSIMVGSRWDDRGIEDRHSIMVGSRWVDRGIEDRHSIMVGSRWVDRGIENRHSIMVGSRWDDRGIEDRQSIMVGSRWDDRGIEDRHSLMVGSRWDDRGIEDRQSIMVGSRWDDRGIEDRQSIMVGSRWDDRGIEDRHSIMVGSRWVDRGIEDRHSIMVGSRWVDRGIEDRQSIMVGSRWVDRGIEDRHSIMVGSRWVDRGIENRHSIMVGSRWVDRGIEDRHSIMVGSRWVDRGIEDRHSIMVGSRWVDRGIEDRHSIMVGSS, via the exons ATGGTAGGGAGTAGGTGGGTCAACAGGGGAATAGAGGGCAGGCATTCTATAATGGTAGGGAGTAGGTGTATCGACAGGGGAATAGAGGACAGGCATTCTATAATGGTAGGGAGTAGGTGGGTCGACAGGGGAATAGAGGACAGACATTCTATAATGGTAGGGAGTAGGTGGGTCGACAGGGGAATAGAGGACAGACATTCTATAATGGTAGGGAGTAGGTGGGTCGACAGGGGAATAGAGGACAGACATTCTATAATGGTAGGGAGTAGGTGGGTCGACAGGGGAATAGAGGGCAGGCATTCTATAATGGTAGGGAGTAGGTGGGTCGACAGGGGAATAGAGGGCAGGCATTCTATAATGGTAGGGAGTAGGTGGGTCGACAGGGGAATAGAGGACAGACATTCTATAATGGTAGGGAGTAG GTGGGTCGACAGGGGAATAGAGGACAGACATTCTATAATGGTAGGGAGTAGGTGGGTCGACAGGGGAATAGAGGACAGACAGTCTATAATGGTAGGGAGTAGGTGGGTCGACAGGGGAATAGAGGACAGACATTCTATAATGGTAGGGAGTAGGTGGGTCGACAGGGGAATAGAGGACAGACATTCTATAATGGTAGGGAGTAGGTGGGTCGACAGAGGAATAGAGGACAGACAGTCTATAATGGTAGGGAGTAGGTGGGACGACAGGGGAATAGAGGACAGACATTCTATAATGGTAGGGAGTAGGTGGGTCGACAGGGGAATAGAGGACAGACATTCTATAATGGTAGGGAGTAGGTGGGTCGACAGGGGAATAGAGAACAGACATTCTATAATGGTAGGGAGTAGGTGGGACGACAGGGGAATAGAGGACAGACAGTCTATAATGGTAGGGAGTAGGTGGGACGACAGGGGAATAGAGGACAGACATTCTTTAATGGTAGGGAGTAGGTGGGACGACAGGGGAATAGAGGACAGACAGTCTATAATGGTAGGGAGTAGGTGGGACGACAGGGGAATAGAGGACAGACAGTCTATAATGGTAGGGAGTAGGTGGGACGACAGGGGAATAGAGGACAGACATTCTATAATGGTAGGGAGTAGGTGGGTCGACAGGGGAATAGAGGACAGACATTCTATAATGGTAGGGAGTAGGTGGGTCGACAGGGGAATAGAGGACAGACAGTCTATAATGGTAGGGAGTAGGTGGGTCGACAGGGGAATAGAGGACAGACATTCTATAATGGTAGGGAGTAGGTGGGTCGACAGGGGAATAGAGAACAGACATTCTATAATGGTAGGGAGTAGGTGGGTCGACAGGGGAATAGAGGACAGACATTCTATAATGGTAGGGAGTAGGTGGGTCGACAGGGGAATAGAGGACAGGCATTCTATAATGGTAGGGAGTAGGTGGGTCGACAGGGGAATAGAGGACAGACATTCTATAATGGTAGGGAGTAGTTAA
- the LOC117327980 gene encoding uncharacterized protein LOC117327980 isoform X2, translating to MVGSRWVNRGIEGRHSIMVGSRCIDRGIEDRHSIMVGSRWVDRGIEDRHSIMVGSRWVDRGIEDRHSIMVGSRWVDRGIEDRQSIMVGSRWVDRGIEDRHSIMVGSRWVDRGIEDRHSIMVGSRWVDRGIEDRQSIMVGSRWDDRGIEDRHSIMVGSRWVDRGIEDRHSIMVGSRWVDRGIENRHSIMVGSRWDDRGIEDRQSIMVGSRWDDRGIEDRHSLMVGSRWDDRGIEDRQSIMVGSRWDDRGIEDRQSIMVGSRWDDRGIEDRHSIMVGSRWVDRGIEDRHSIMVGSRWVDRGIEDRQSIMVGSRWVDRGIEDRHSIMVGSRWVDRGIENRHSIMVGSRWVDRGIEDRHSIMVGSRWVDRGIEDRHSIMVGSRWVDRGIEDRHSIMVGSS from the exons ATGGTAGGGAGTAGGTGGGTCAACAGGGGAATAGAGGGCAGGCATTCTATAATGGTAGGGAGTAGGTGTATCGACAGGGGAATAGAGGACAGGCATTCTATAATGGTAGGGAGTAGGTGGGTCGACAGGGGAATAGAGGACAGACATTCTATAATGGTAGGGAGTAG GTGGGTCGACAGGGGAATAGAGGACAGACATTCTATAATGGTAGGGAGTAGGTGGGTCGACAGGGGAATAGAGGACAGACAGTCTATAATGGTAGGGAGTAGGTGGGTCGACAGGGGAATAGAGGACAGACATTCTATAATGGTAGGGAGTAGGTGGGTCGACAGGGGAATAGAGGACAGACATTCTATAATGGTAGGGAGTAGGTGGGTCGACAGAGGAATAGAGGACAGACAGTCTATAATGGTAGGGAGTAGGTGGGACGACAGGGGAATAGAGGACAGACATTCTATAATGGTAGGGAGTAGGTGGGTCGACAGGGGAATAGAGGACAGACATTCTATAATGGTAGGGAGTAGGTGGGTCGACAGGGGAATAGAGAACAGACATTCTATAATGGTAGGGAGTAGGTGGGACGACAGGGGAATAGAGGACAGACAGTCTATAATGGTAGGGAGTAGGTGGGACGACAGGGGAATAGAGGACAGACATTCTTTAATGGTAGGGAGTAGGTGGGACGACAGGGGAATAGAGGACAGACAGTCTATAATGGTAGGGAGTAGGTGGGACGACAGGGGAATAGAGGACAGACAGTCTATAATGGTAGGGAGTAGGTGGGACGACAGGGGAATAGAGGACAGACATTCTATAATGGTAGGGAGTAGGTGGGTCGACAGGGGAATAGAGGACAGACATTCTATAATGGTAGGGAGTAGGTGGGTCGACAGGGGAATAGAGGACAGACAGTCTATAATGGTAGGGAGTAGGTGGGTCGACAGGGGAATAGAGGACAGACATTCTATAATGGTAGGGAGTAGGTGGGTCGACAGGGGAATAGAGAACAGACATTCTATAATGGTAGGGAGTAGGTGGGTCGACAGGGGAATAGAGGACAGACATTCTATAATGGTAGGGAGTAGGTGGGTCGACAGGGGAATAGAGGACAGGCATTCTATAATGGTAGGGAGTAGGTGGGTCGACAGGGGAATAGAGGACAGACATTCTATAATGGTAGGGAGTAGTTAA